One genomic segment of Desulfocapsa sulfexigens DSM 10523 includes these proteins:
- the sat gene encoding sulfate adenylyltransferase, whose protein sequence is MASKLVAPHGGKGLVCALLEGKERDAELAKAKGLKQIEISDRAKGDLIMMGIGGFSPLSGFMTKADWKGVCENFTMADGTFWPVPITLDVNKADGVNVGDEIALVRKGEVFATMHVTEAFEMTEADKKWECEKVFMGEGEESVDGNFWKIAPDDHPGVIMVMAQKEVNIAGPVKVLSQGEYPKEYPGVYLTPAETRKMFDERGWANVAALQLRNPMHRSHEYLAKIAVEVCDGVLIHSLIGNLKPGDIPAPVRVKAIDILIENYFVKENVINSGYPLDMRYAGPREGLLHATFRQNYGVNNMLIGRDHAGVGDFYGLFEAQEIFERIPHTGDDAKDLLCKPMKIDWTFYCSECDGMASLRTCPHDKSSRVILSGTKLRKALSDGAEIVDHFGRNEVLDHLKVYYASLTEKVEVKMQGAASGESM, encoded by the coding sequence ATGGCTTCAAAATTGGTTGCACCACATGGTGGAAAAGGTCTTGTTTGTGCTCTTCTTGAGGGCAAAGAGCGTGATGCTGAGCTTGCAAAAGCAAAAGGTCTGAAGCAGATTGAAATTTCTGATCGCGCTAAAGGCGATCTGATTATGATGGGAATTGGAGGTTTTTCTCCTCTTTCTGGTTTCATGACCAAGGCTGACTGGAAAGGCGTTTGTGAGAATTTCACCATGGCTGACGGAACCTTCTGGCCTGTACCCATTACCCTTGATGTAAATAAAGCCGATGGCGTTAATGTTGGTGATGAGATTGCCCTTGTCAGAAAAGGTGAAGTTTTTGCTACCATGCATGTAACCGAAGCTTTTGAAATGACCGAAGCTGATAAAAAATGGGAATGTGAGAAAGTTTTCATGGGTGAAGGCGAAGAGTCTGTAGATGGAAACTTCTGGAAAATCGCTCCAGATGATCACCCAGGCGTTATCATGGTAATGGCTCAAAAAGAAGTGAACATTGCCGGTCCTGTTAAAGTACTTTCTCAGGGTGAGTATCCTAAAGAGTACCCAGGAGTATATCTTACCCCTGCCGAAACCCGCAAAATGTTCGACGAGCGCGGATGGGCCAATGTTGCTGCTCTTCAGCTTCGTAACCCAATGCATCGTTCTCATGAGTACCTTGCAAAAATCGCAGTTGAAGTATGTGATGGTGTTCTCATTCACTCCCTCATCGGTAACCTCAAGCCAGGCGACATTCCAGCACCTGTTCGTGTAAAAGCTATCGATATCCTCATTGAAAACTACTTTGTAAAAGAGAACGTTATCAACTCTGGTTATCCTCTTGATATGCGTTATGCCGGTCCTCGTGAAGGTCTCCTTCATGCTACCTTCCGTCAGAACTACGGCGTTAACAACATGCTGATCGGTCGTGACCACGCTGGTGTTGGTGACTTCTATGGTCTGTTCGAAGCTCAGGAAATCTTTGAGCGTATTCCTCACACCGGTGATGATGCAAAAGATCTCCTTTGCAAGCCAATGAAAATTGACTGGACCTTCTACTGTTCCGAGTGTGATGGTATGGCTTCTCTTCGTACCTGTCCTCATGACAAATCTTCCCGCGTTATCCTTTCCGGTACCAAACTTCGTAAGGCCCTCTCCGATGGCGCTGAGATCGTAGACCATTTTGGTCGTAACGAAGTTCTGGATCACCTGAAAGTGTACTATGCAAGCCTGACCGAGAAAGTCGAGGTCAAAATGCAGGGTGCCGCTTCTGGCGAATCCATGTAA
- the aroB gene encoding 3-dehydroquinate synthase encodes MSKYNLTVGLDDRSYPIFIEDGILETVGADIAKRNIADRFVVISDDYVASLYGATLMASLKNAGVAAELISFPRGEASKNLQVFADLSSKLAQMGMDRKSGLIALGGGVTGDLTGFLAASYMRGIPFVQIPTTLLSQVDSSVGGKTGVDIPEGKNLVGAFYQPKAVYIDSAVLTTLPLEELLGGIAEVIKYGVIRDLEFYCFLERNLDAILGLQPAIIQEMIHTCCRIKAEVVAQDERESDLRRILNFGHTIGHAVEAASNFTLIHGHAVAIGMVAALRIAVSSGLCKRKEAGRVATLIHAFGLPTEIPEGMDAELIKSYMKSDKKSIGGSVFYVLPITIGDVIITNEVTEEQVDAVLVVRGEG; translated from the coding sequence ATGTCTAAATATAACTTAACCGTAGGCCTTGATGATCGCAGTTATCCTATTTTTATTGAGGATGGAATACTGGAAACCGTAGGTGCGGATATTGCCAAAAGAAACATCGCCGATCGTTTTGTGGTTATCTCCGATGATTATGTTGCCAGCCTGTATGGTGCTACTCTTATGGCATCATTGAAGAATGCAGGTGTAGCTGCAGAACTGATCAGCTTTCCAAGGGGTGAGGCTTCAAAAAATCTTCAGGTATTTGCCGATCTTTCCTCGAAGCTTGCTCAGATGGGAATGGATCGAAAATCAGGACTCATTGCACTTGGTGGTGGGGTAACCGGCGATCTTACCGGATTCCTGGCTGCAAGCTATATGCGCGGTATACCTTTTGTTCAGATTCCAACCACGTTACTGTCCCAGGTGGACAGCTCAGTTGGCGGCAAAACAGGAGTTGATATTCCCGAGGGTAAAAATCTGGTGGGGGCGTTTTATCAACCCAAAGCGGTTTACATAGACAGTGCCGTCCTTACCACACTTCCCCTGGAGGAACTGCTTGGTGGAATAGCGGAGGTCATAAAGTATGGTGTCATTCGTGACCTGGAATTTTACTGCTTTCTGGAGAGAAACCTGGATGCAATTCTTGGCTTGCAGCCTGCGATTATTCAGGAGATGATACATACCTGTTGCAGGATTAAAGCAGAGGTTGTGGCACAGGACGAACGGGAATCAGATCTGCGACGTATTCTGAACTTTGGTCATACCATAGGGCACGCTGTTGAGGCGGCTTCGAACTTTACCTTGATTCATGGTCATGCTGTTGCCATCGGCATGGTAGCTGCACTTCGTATTGCTGTATCATCAGGACTCTGCAAACGAAAGGAAGCCGGGCGCGTTGCAACACTGATTCATGCTTTTGGCCTGCCCACAGAAATTCCTGAAGGAATGGATGCTGAACTGATTAAATCCTATATGAAGAGCGATAAGAAAAGTATAGGTGGATCTGTCTTTTATGTTTTGCCGATAACCATCGGTGATGTGATTATTACCAATGAAGTGACAGAAGAACAGGTTGATGCTGTCTTGGTTGTGAGGGGTGAGGGGTAG
- a CDS encoding FmdB family zinc ribbon protein, translating into MPIYEFYCDNCNVVFNFLSNRINTTSKPACPRCGKLEISRQMSTFATIGRAVEASDDMMAGMDEKRMEEAFGSLMQEAEGMNEEDPRQMASLMRKFTEQTGMSLGDTMEEAISRMEKGEDPDLIEKEMEGQLDGDDLFSFDGMKKKALSGVKPAPDHDEKLYTL; encoded by the coding sequence ATGCCTATCTACGAATTCTATTGTGACAACTGTAATGTAGTCTTTAACTTCCTTTCCAATCGGATCAACACCACCTCTAAACCCGCTTGCCCACGTTGTGGGAAATTAGAAATCAGTCGTCAGATGTCCACCTTTGCTACCATTGGCAGGGCAGTAGAAGCAAGTGACGATATGATGGCAGGTATGGATGAGAAGAGGATGGAGGAGGCCTTCGGTTCTCTGATGCAGGAGGCGGAAGGGATGAATGAGGAAGATCCGCGGCAGATGGCCTCCCTGATGAGAAAGTTCACGGAGCAAACCGGAATGAGTTTAGGTGACACCATGGAAGAGGCAATCTCCAGAATGGAAAAGGGGGAAGATCCGGACCTGATTGAGAAGGAGATGGAAGGTCAACTTGATGGTGACGATCTGTTTTCATTTGATGGTATGAAAAAGAAAGCCCTCTCCGGGGTAAAGCCTGCCCCTGATCATGATGAGAAATTATACACACTGTAA
- a CDS encoding sigma-54-dependent transcriptional regulator, giving the protein MVRILLAEDDEIMRISVYDRLKQFDWDVDQVENGLDGVKMLEKNDYHLVISDIRMPGMDGIQLLEKIKTLSPETDIIIMTAYGSVNDALDCLRQGASDYILKPFDMDDLIIRCNRLLDFQRVKNQVATLEENCRIVDRGLVGKAPAMQQVYSIISQAAPTNTTILITGESGTGKELAARAIHKASLRRDKPFVSINCAAIPEGLMESEMFGHERGAFTGADRKRKGKFELADNGTLLLDELGDLPGPLQAKLLRVLQEGAFERVGGSSTINVNVRVLACTSKDLQKEVDEGRFRQDLLFRLKVIPIVMPPLREHREDIPELCNHFLKEFNSPYNTPFSISQEALSCLETYSFPGNARELHNLMERASVLCSGPVIYPEDLPTELCAIESCKETGFNLAENMAIAEKVCLRKALNHCGGNKTKTSELLGISRKNLWEKLKNYDID; this is encoded by the coding sequence ATGGTACGAATACTTCTTGCTGAAGATGATGAAATAATGCGTATTTCTGTCTACGACAGATTAAAGCAATTTGACTGGGATGTTGATCAGGTTGAAAATGGCCTTGATGGCGTAAAAATGCTTGAGAAAAATGATTACCATCTGGTTATCTCAGATATTCGGATGCCTGGTATGGACGGGATACAATTACTCGAGAAAATCAAGACGCTCTCACCTGAAACTGACATCATTATTATGACAGCTTACGGATCTGTGAATGATGCGCTTGACTGTCTTCGCCAAGGTGCCTCGGATTATATACTCAAACCCTTCGATATGGATGATCTTATTATCCGCTGCAACCGGCTCCTGGATTTCCAGCGGGTTAAAAATCAGGTTGCTACACTTGAGGAGAACTGTCGTATCGTCGATCGTGGCCTTGTCGGCAAGGCACCTGCAATGCAGCAGGTATACTCCATTATCAGCCAGGCGGCCCCAACAAATACCACCATACTTATTACCGGGGAATCTGGAACAGGAAAAGAACTTGCGGCACGGGCAATCCACAAGGCCAGCCTGCGCAGAGACAAGCCATTTGTTTCCATTAACTGTGCAGCTATTCCCGAGGGGCTTATGGAATCTGAGATGTTTGGCCATGAGCGTGGCGCTTTTACCGGGGCGGACAGAAAACGGAAGGGGAAATTCGAACTTGCTGACAATGGAACATTATTGCTTGATGAACTTGGAGATCTCCCCGGCCCACTCCAGGCGAAATTATTACGGGTCTTACAGGAAGGTGCATTTGAACGTGTGGGAGGAAGCTCCACCATCAATGTCAATGTGCGAGTTCTCGCCTGCACCTCCAAGGATCTGCAAAAAGAAGTGGATGAAGGACGGTTTCGTCAGGATCTCCTGTTCAGGCTCAAGGTAATTCCCATCGTCATGCCACCACTTCGGGAACACAGGGAAGACATCCCGGAACTCTGCAATCATTTCCTTAAAGAGTTCAATTCTCCGTACAACACTCCTTTTTCCATATCTCAGGAAGCATTGAGCTGCCTGGAAACCTATTCATTTCCGGGTAATGCCAGAGAACTGCACAACCTCATGGAACGGGCTTCGGTTCTTTGCAGTGGCCCGGTAATCTATCCTGAAGATTTACCAACGGAACTCTGCGCGATAGAAAGTTGCAAAGAAACGGGATTCAACCTCGCTGAAAATATGGCCATTGCTGAAAAGGTGTGTTTGCGCAAAGCGCTGAATCATTGTGGGGGGAACAAAACCAAGACATCAGAACTTCTTGGAATCAGCAGGAAAAATCTGTGGGAAAAATTAAAAAACTATGACATTGATTAG